The genomic stretch CTCGTTGAAGATGAGGTAGAGCACGTGCAGCACCGCGCCCAGCCGCTGCGCGCTCTCCTCCGGCGTGGGCTTCTGGAACGGAATCCCGGAGCTCTTGATGCTCTGCTTGGCCCGGCTGATGCGCTGGGCCATGGTCGCCTCGGGCACGAGGAAGGCCTTGGCGATTTCCGCCGTCGTCAACCCGCCCACCGCGCGCAAGGTCAGCGCGATGGCCGACGCCGTGGACAGCGCCGGGTGACAGCACATGAACAGCAGCACGAGCGCGTCATCCCGGCCCGCCAGCTCGTCGCCATCCAGGGACATCACGAGCTGGAGCTCCGGCGGCACCAGGCTGACCACCAGCTCCTCACGGTGGCGGCGCGCGGTCTCCGCGCGCACGTGGTCCGTGATTCGCCGCGAGGCGACCTGAATCAGCCAGGCGCGCGGGTCGTCCGGCACGCCCTCGCGAGGCCACTGCAAGGCCGCCGCGAGCAGCGCTTCCTGCACCGCGTCCTCCGAGGCTCCGAAGTCCCGAAACCGCCGGATGACCGCGCCGAGCACCCGCGGCGCGTGTTCGCGCAACAGGTGCTCGATGCGAATGTCCCTCGACTCCGTCATCACATCAGGTCGGGCGGAGGACCGCTCATCACCTGGCGGACCTCGATGGGCATGTTCATCGGCTTGCCGCCGAGCCCAGGCGCCGCTGAGGCCTCCGCGGCGATGGCGTAGGCCCGCTCCGGGCTGTCCACCTCGATAATCCAGTAGCCCGCGAGGAACTCCTTCGACTCCGGGAACACGCCATCGGTGATGGGCTTGCCGTCCGCGCCCGCGCGCACGCGCTTGGCCTGGTCCGGCCCCGCCAGCCCCTCGGCCGCCACCAGCTCCCCCGTCTCCCCGAGCTTCGTCGCGAAGCCCGCCATGAACGCGATGTGCGCCTGGAGGTCCTTCTTCGGCCAGCTCATCACCTGGTACGGACCGCCGCTCGGGGTGTTCATCATCAGCATGTACTTCATCTTCATGGTGGCTCTCTCTTCTCTGGGCCTCCGCGCCCCGGCATTGGGTGCGCGTTCATTGGGATGTCGGAGCCACGCGCGAGGTCTCGACATCGTCCCGTGAAGATAATCGGCGGGCCTCGCAAGTCAGCGGAACAACTGTGTTCTTCCGCTCCGGGGGCCGCCTGCGACGCGCCGCATTATCGGCAGAATTTCA from Myxococcus xanthus encodes the following:
- a CDS encoding YciI family protein, which produces MKMKYMLMMNTPSGGPYQVMSWPKKDLQAHIAFMAGFATKLGETGELVAAEGLAGPDQAKRVRAGADGKPITDGVFPESKEFLAGYWIIEVDSPERAYAIAAEASAAPGLGGKPMNMPIEVRQVMSGPPPDLM